Proteins encoded together in one Cyanobacteria bacterium QS_8_64_29 window:
- a CDS encoding DUF2973 domain-containing protein, translating into MDWFHLLYILAFSIIAFVAIGNLIRNLVSVAQGARPSGQFGGTSQSRRQRSPAHPELLDERGKPINEPLLVMRSVDTDDAREQLDTLYQDSPPPDSDSETER; encoded by the coding sequence ATGGATTGGTTCCATTTGCTCTACATCCTGGCCTTTAGCATCATTGCGTTCGTCGCGATTGGCAATTTGATCCGCAACCTGGTGAGCGTGGCGCAAGGGGCCCGCCCGAGCGGCCAGTTTGGCGGCACGTCGCAGTCGCGCCGGCAGCGATCGCCCGCCCATCCGGAATTGCTAGACGAGCGCGGCAAGCCCATCAACGAGCCGCTGTTGGTGATGCGCTCGGTTGACACTGATGACGCGCGCGAGCAGCTCGACACCCTCTACCAGGACTCGCCCCCTCCCGATAGCGACAGCGAGACCGAGCGCTAG
- a CDS encoding saccharopine dehydrogenase, translating into MPERILVIGGQGRIGGCIARDLLAHTEAQVTVTGRQQRGPLLPRSRFLPLELADGAALRRAVAGSDGVVHTAGPFHRCDGRVLQACIEAGVPYVDVSDHRSFVQCASAYHERARQAGVTAILNAGAFPGISNAMACQGVAALDRPEAIRMYYLVAGSGGAGMTVMRTTFLGLQEPFWAWIGGQWQRVAPYSERETVAFPQPYGRGRTYWFDVAETYTFAHSFPVRTVTTKFGSVPDCFNHLSWAIAHWPNPWLQNAAGIEFLSRVSLRMARWSERWSGIGLAMRAQVSGERAGAPARADLRVVHSDTAAAAGAGAGSLVQLMLQGELAQPGVWPIERALPLARFRETLAQRGIAIQQQSVSS; encoded by the coding sequence ATGCCCGAGCGCATCCTGGTCATTGGCGGCCAAGGCCGAATCGGTGGCTGTATCGCCCGCGATTTGCTCGCTCATACCGAGGCCCAAGTCACGGTCACGGGCCGCCAGCAACGCGGGCCGCTGCTGCCGCGATCGCGCTTTTTGCCGCTGGAGTTGGCCGATGGCGCGGCGCTTCGGCGTGCCGTAGCCGGCAGCGATGGGGTCGTTCATACCGCCGGTCCGTTCCACCGCTGCGACGGCCGCGTCCTGCAGGCTTGCATTGAAGCGGGCGTGCCGTACGTGGATGTCAGCGACCACCGCTCGTTCGTCCAGTGCGCGAGCGCTTACCACGAGCGCGCGCGCCAAGCAGGCGTCACGGCGATCCTCAATGCCGGGGCCTTCCCCGGCATCTCTAATGCCATGGCCTGCCAGGGGGTGGCTGCCCTGGATCGGCCCGAGGCCATTCGCATGTACTACCTAGTAGCCGGCTCGGGCGGAGCGGGCATGACGGTGATGCGCACCACCTTTCTGGGGTTGCAGGAACCGTTCTGGGCCTGGATTGGGGGCCAGTGGCAGCGCGTTGCTCCCTACAGCGAGCGCGAAACCGTGGCATTCCCGCAGCCTTACGGCCGGGGCAGGACGTATTGGTTCGACGTTGCCGAGACCTATACCTTCGCCCACTCGTTCCCGGTGCGCACCGTCACCACCAAGTTTGGCTCCGTGCCCGACTGTTTCAACCACCTCAGCTGGGCGATCGCGCACTGGCCCAACCCCTGGCTGCAGAATGCCGCCGGCATTGAGTTTCTCTCGCGCGTCTCGCTGCGCATGGCGCGCTGGAGCGAGCGCTGGAGTGGGATTGGGCTTGCCATGCGCGCCCAAGTCAGTGGCGAGCGTGCGGGGGCGCCTGCTCGGGCGGATCTGAGGGTGGTCCACAGCGATACGGCGGCAGCGGCAGGCGCCGGCGCGGGGAGCCTGGTACAGCTAATGTTGCAAGGCGAACTCGCACAGCCGGGGGTCTGGCCCATCGAGCGCGCCCTACCGCTGGCGCGCTTCCGGGAAACCCTAGCGCAGCGCGGCATCGCCATCCAGCAGCAATCCGTCAGCAGCTAG
- a CDS encoding sulfurtransferase has product MRDWPWAVPPAWLAQRLGEVGIADCRFDLSDPGAGRRQYERGHIPGAYHFDLERDLSAPTGPASGRHPLPDPEQLADALARAGIERGRSWVVAYDDSHLAFAARFWWLLRYLGHEQVALLDGGFSAWQAGGYPIERRIPAARSGRFDAQPRPELIAHGERVRACQHQAGVALIDSRDGARYRGEREPLDPAAGHIPGAINLPWQHATDAQGHLRPASEHRQRWQGHTGATETIVYCGSGVTACANLLSLAMAGVTDARLYPGGWSEWCARSGVIATGSE; this is encoded by the coding sequence ATGCGCGATTGGCCTTGGGCAGTTCCGCCAGCGTGGCTGGCCCAGCGATTGGGCGAGGTGGGGATCGCCGACTGCCGCTTCGATCTCAGCGATCCTGGCGCCGGCCGCCGGCAGTACGAGCGCGGCCACATCCCCGGTGCCTACCACTTTGACCTGGAGCGCGATCTCTCGGCCCCCACCGGGCCCGCTAGCGGACGCCACCCCCTACCAGACCCCGAGCAACTCGCCGACGCATTGGCGCGCGCTGGCATCGAGCGCGGCCGGAGCTGGGTGGTGGCCTACGATGACAGCCACCTCGCCTTTGCGGCCCGCTTTTGGTGGCTGCTGCGCTATCTGGGCCACGAGCAGGTAGCGCTGCTGGATGGGGGCTTCTCGGCCTGGCAGGCCGGCGGCTATCCCATCGAGCGCCGCATCCCGGCCGCACGCTCGGGCCGCTTCGACGCGCAACCGCGGCCCGAGCTAATTGCCCATGGGGAGCGGGTGCGCGCGTGCCAGCACCAGGCCGGGGTCGCCCTCATCGACTCGCGCGATGGTGCGCGCTATCGGGGCGAGCGCGAGCCGCTCGATCCCGCGGCCGGGCACATCCCCGGTGCCATCAACCTGCCCTGGCAGCACGCGACTGACGCGCAAGGCCACCTGCGGCCGGCGAGCGAGCACCGCCAGCGCTGGCAGGGGCACACCGGCGCCACCGAAACCATCGTCTATTGCGGTTCGGGCGTCACGGCCTGCGCCAACTTGCTCTCGCTGGCGATGGCCGGCGTAACTGACGCCCGGCTCTATCCGGGGGGCTGGAGCGAGTGGTGCGCCCGCTCGGGCGTGATCGCCACAGGCAGCGAGTAA
- a CDS encoding NYN domain-containing protein gives MVCALDRLTIFVDGNNMFYAQQKNGWFFDPRLVLDHFRNGPDIRFVNAFWYTGLKDAQDQRGFRDALISLGYTVRTKILKAYYDDRSGHYSQKANLDIEIAIDMFNTVDQYNRVVLLSGDGDFERAIELLRSKNTHITVVSTEGMIARELRNAADRYIDLNDIRACIEKAE, from the coding sequence ATGGTCTGTGCGCTCGATCGGCTAACGATCTTTGTCGATGGCAACAACATGTTCTACGCCCAGCAAAAAAATGGCTGGTTTTTCGACCCGCGCTTGGTGCTGGATCATTTCCGCAACGGCCCTGACATCCGCTTCGTCAATGCCTTTTGGTACACCGGACTCAAAGACGCCCAAGACCAGCGCGGCTTTCGCGATGCCCTAATTAGCCTGGGCTATACCGTCCGAACCAAAATTCTCAAAGCCTACTACGACGATCGCTCCGGGCACTACTCGCAAAAAGCCAACCTGGATATTGAAATTGCCATCGACATGTTCAATACCGTCGATCAGTACAATCGCGTGGTGCTTTTGAGCGGCGATGGCGATTTCGAGCGTGCGATCGAGCTACTGCGCTCCAAAAACACTCACATCACGGTTGTCTCGACTGAGGGCATGATTGCGCGCGAGCTGCGCAACGCCGCCGATCGCTACATCGATCTCAACGACATCCGCGCCTGCATCGAAAAAGCCGAGTAG
- a CDS encoding 2-isopropylmalate synthase, with amino-acid sequence MSTQPDHITIFDTTLRDGEQSPGATLSADDKLAIARQLSRLGVDVLEAGFPYSSQGDCQAVRQIAETVGQADGPTICGLARAKKADIQTAAEALAPASRARIHVFLSTSAIHLQYQLQKNQAEVLALAEEMVGYARSLVGDIEFSPMDASRTDPAFLYQVIERAIAAGATTINIPDTVGYDTPHHISALIGGIRDNVPNIDQAILSIHTQNDLGLATANALAAVENGARQIECTINGIGERAGNAALEEIVMALHVRRPYFNAYLGRPPESEAPLTGINTQEIYKTSRLVSNLTGLMVQPNKAIVGSNAFAHESGIHQDGVLKNRQTYEIMDANDIGWSNNQIVLGKHSGRNAFRARLAELGFELGEAELSKAFLRFKELADSKKAITDWDIEAIVNDEIQQAPALYRLSLVQISCGDSACPTATVTLHTPEGEQRTDAAIGTGPVDAVYKAINRLVNVPNELIEYSVNSVTAGLDAIGEVTIRLRHAERIYSGHAANTDVIVASAHAYVNALNRLSHAQSKPAASQQAVTQQ; translated from the coding sequence ATGAGCACGCAACCCGATCACATCACCATTTTCGATACCACGTTGCGCGATGGCGAGCAGTCGCCGGGCGCCACCCTAAGCGCCGACGACAAGCTGGCGATCGCCCGGCAGCTGTCGCGGTTGGGGGTCGATGTGCTGGAGGCTGGCTTCCCCTATTCCAGCCAGGGGGACTGCCAGGCCGTGCGCCAAATTGCCGAAACGGTGGGCCAAGCGGATGGTCCCACCATCTGTGGGTTGGCGCGGGCCAAAAAGGCCGACATTCAAACGGCGGCCGAAGCGCTCGCGCCCGCATCGCGCGCCCGCATCCACGTGTTTTTGTCCACCTCGGCCATCCACCTGCAGTACCAGCTACAAAAAAACCAAGCCGAGGTTCTGGCGCTGGCTGAGGAAATGGTGGGCTACGCCCGCTCGTTGGTGGGTGACATCGAGTTCTCGCCCATGGATGCCAGCCGCACGGATCCGGCGTTTTTATATCAGGTAATCGAGCGGGCCATCGCCGCTGGGGCCACCACCATCAACATCCCCGATACCGTAGGCTACGACACGCCGCACCACATCAGCGCGCTCATCGGCGGCATCCGAGACAACGTACCCAACATCGACCAAGCCATTCTCTCCATCCACACCCAAAACGATCTGGGCTTGGCAACGGCCAACGCGCTAGCGGCGGTGGAGAACGGCGCCCGCCAGATCGAGTGCACCATCAACGGCATCGGCGAGCGCGCGGGCAACGCGGCCCTAGAAGAAATCGTCATGGCGCTGCACGTGCGGCGCCCGTACTTCAACGCCTATCTGGGACGCCCGCCTGAGAGCGAGGCGCCCCTAACCGGCATCAACACCCAGGAGATCTACAAAACCTCGCGCCTGGTCTCGAACCTGACCGGGCTAATGGTCCAGCCCAACAAGGCCATCGTGGGCAGCAATGCCTTTGCCCACGAATCGGGCATCCACCAAGACGGCGTCCTCAAAAACCGCCAAACTTACGAAATCATGGATGCCAACGACATTGGCTGGAGCAACAACCAGATCGTGCTGGGCAAGCACTCGGGGCGCAATGCCTTTCGCGCCCGCTTGGCCGAGCTGGGCTTCGAGTTGGGCGAGGCCGAGCTAAGCAAAGCCTTTTTGCGCTTCAAAGAACTGGCCGATAGCAAAAAAGCCATCACCGATTGGGACATTGAGGCCATTGTCAACGACGAGATCCAGCAAGCGCCGGCCCTATACCGCCTATCGCTGGTGCAGATCTCCTGCGGCGATAGCGCTTGCCCCACCGCCACCGTCACGCTCCACACCCCCGAAGGCGAGCAGCGCACGGATGCTGCCATCGGCACGGGGCCGGTCGATGCTGTCTACAAGGCCATCAACCGCCTGGTCAACGTGCCCAACGAGCTGATCGAGTACTCGGTCAACTCGGTGACCGCTGGCCTCGATGCCATTGGCGAGGTCACCATCCGCTTGCGGCACGCGGAGCGGATTTATTCGGGCCACGCCGCCAATACCGATGTCATCGTGGCCTCGGCCCACGCCTACGTCAACGCGCTCAACCGCCTCTCCCACGCCCAGAGCAAGCCGGCGGCCTCGCAACAGGCCGTGACCCAGCAATAG